One window from the genome of Desulfuromonadaceae bacterium encodes:
- a CDS encoding deoxyguanosinetriphosphate triphosphohydrolase, producing the protein MERSALATYAAHSDTSRGRRYEEPHKDDRPPFERDRDRIIHSAAFRRLEYKTQVFVNHEGDYYRTRLTHSLEVAQIGRGIARRLQLNEDLVETLALAHDLGHTPFGHTGEDVLNRLMKDYGGFEHNRQSLRIVEQLEERYPGFDGLNLSWETREGIIKHTSDYDSADGDFVEYEPGAQPTLEAQLIDLADEIAYNNHDIDDGLKAGFIHLHELAELELWRETSDLVREKYGTLGEERHAHQTISHLIGRLILDLVEQTAENITAAGIESLADVRRQERRLVEFSPRIATLNRQLKKFLFKRLYRHYKVERMRFKAERFITLIFECYQHNPLLLPLSYQEKYARFGRERVICDYIAGMTDRYAQDEYKRLFEPFERV; encoded by the coding sequence ATGGAACGATCCGCTCTGGCAACTTATGCCGCACACAGTGACACCAGTCGTGGCCGCCGTTATGAGGAACCGCACAAAGACGATCGCCCGCCCTTCGAGCGCGACCGTGATCGCATTATCCATTCCGCGGCGTTTCGGCGTCTCGAATACAAAACCCAGGTTTTTGTCAACCACGAAGGAGATTACTACCGGACGCGGCTGACCCATTCGCTCGAAGTGGCGCAAATCGGGCGCGGGATTGCAAGGCGGTTGCAACTCAATGAAGACCTGGTTGAAACGCTGGCGCTGGCCCACGATCTGGGGCATACCCCGTTCGGGCACACCGGTGAAGATGTGTTGAATCGTTTGATGAAGGATTACGGCGGGTTCGAGCACAACCGTCAATCGTTGCGTATTGTTGAACAGCTGGAAGAGCGTTATCCTGGTTTTGATGGTTTGAATTTGTCGTGGGAAACACGCGAGGGGATTATCAAACACACCTCTGATTACGATTCAGCGGACGGTGATTTTGTGGAGTATGAGCCTGGTGCCCAGCCGACTCTCGAAGCGCAGTTGATCGATCTGGCCGACGAGATTGCCTACAATAATCACGATATCGATGATGGGCTCAAGGCCGGGTTTATTCATCTGCACGAATTGGCTGAGCTCGAATTATGGCGCGAAACATCAGATCTGGTGCGTGAAAAATACGGGACACTTGGTGAGGAAAGGCATGCCCATCAAACGATCAGTCACTTGATCGGGCGGCTGATCCTCGATCTGGTTGAGCAGACGGCTGAAAATATTACTGCTGCGGGGATTGAAAGTCTGGCAGATGTGCGTCGTCAGGAACGCCGCCTGGTAGAATTCAGCCCCCGCATCGCGACGTTAAACCGCCAACTGAAAAAATTCCTCTTCAAACGTTTGTATCGGCATTACAAGGTCGAACGGATGCGCTTTAAAGCAGAACGGTTTATTACGCTGATCTTTGAGTGTTATCAGCATAATCCACTATTGCTGCCGCTGAGTTATCAGGAAAAGTATGCGCGTTTCGGCAGGGAGCGCGTCATCTGCGACTATATTGCCGGGATGACCGATCGCTACGCGCAGGACGAATACAAACGGCTCTTCGAGCCGTTTGAACGGGTGTGA
- a CDS encoding type II toxin-antitoxin system RelE/ParE family toxin → MIFWEEESLNDREKIFEFLYDFNPDAAEKTDKIIEAKVKNLIEQPLMGVQRDGIRGRLLIIPEVSMIVSYFVDGTTIRILRVLHQKQKFPN, encoded by the coding sequence ATGATCTTTTGGGAAGAAGAATCCTTAAATGATCGTGAAAAAATTTTCGAGTTTCTTTACGATTTCAACCCCGATGCTGCCGAAAAAACCGATAAAATCATTGAAGCCAAAGTTAAAAACTTAATTGAACAACCTTTGATGGGCGTTCAACGAGATGGAATCCGAGGCAGATTGCTGATTATTCCTGAAGTTTCAATGATTGTATCCTATTTTGTCGATGGAACCACGATTCGTATCCTCCGAGTTCTTCATCAAAAACAAAAATTCCCCAATTGA
- the cobO gene encoding cob(I)yrinic acid a,c-diamide adenosyltransferase yields the protein MHKKLKQGRVQVYTGEGKGKTTASLGLALRAVGHDFKVCILQFMKGSTVYGELEAARRLSPWLTIKQVGRKNFVARDTPSADDVAAAEAGFAEAQQVVTSGDFDLVILDELNCIADFGLVPISDICALIASRPAHVELVLTGRNAPEEIVAMADLVTEMREVKHYFHAGQVARKGIES from the coding sequence ATGCACAAGAAGCTCAAACAGGGGCGCGTACAGGTCTATACCGGAGAGGGGAAGGGGAAGACGACAGCGTCGCTCGGGCTTGCTCTACGTGCCGTTGGTCACGATTTCAAGGTTTGTATTCTCCAGTTTATGAAGGGCAGCACGGTTTACGGCGAACTGGAGGCCGCGCGGAGGTTGTCACCCTGGTTGACCATCAAACAGGTCGGACGTAAAAACTTTGTGGCGCGTGACACGCCCTCGGCAGACGATGTTGCTGCCGCCGAGGCCGGTTTTGCCGAAGCACAGCAGGTGGTCACGTCTGGTGACTTTGATCTGGTGATTCTGGATGAACTGAATTGTATCGCCGATTTCGGTCTGGTGCCGATCAGTGACATTTGCGCACTGATCGCTTCCCGTCCGGCACATGTCGAACTGGTATTAACCGGGCGGAATGCACCTGAGGAGATTGTCGCTATGGCGGATCTGGTAACTGAAATGCGCGAGGTAAAGCATTACTTCCACGCGGGGCAGGTTGCGCGCAAAGGGATTGAATCGTAG
- the tnpA gene encoding IS200/IS605 family transposase — MSSRFRKLSHSIWHCPYHIVWVPKYRFRILQGKVKEAVESGIHAICGYAGCEVVELNVQPDHVHLIVMIPPKVSISNFLGRLKGQT, encoded by the coding sequence GTGAGCAGCCGATTTCGTAAGTTATCACACTCGATATGGCACTGCCCGTATCACATTGTTTGGGTCCCAAAGTACCGGTTTCGGATTTTGCAAGGGAAAGTGAAAGAGGCCGTTGAATCAGGTATTCATGCGATATGTGGTTATGCCGGGTGTGAAGTCGTGGAGTTGAATGTTCAGCCCGATCATGTCCATCTGATCGTGATGATTCCGCCCAAGGTATCGATCTCGAACTTTCTTGGGCGGTTAAAAGGGCAGACGTGA
- a CDS encoding response regulator — protein sequence MTTKPIILLVDDLDFFLEMEKDYLSKTQADIRIAKNGQIAIETARRVLPDLIYMDVQMPVMDGMEACHKIKQDPLLSNIPIVMVFTETGGVTRESVMRCGCDDALVKPVDRKLFLDVGRKFLYHVERRDKRVSCRTTVEFRINGLDRQGVSHDLSKNGIYVECREALKQEDHVYLSFLLPTISSHKIQARGRIAWVNQGFPRTNNSLPQGFGIEFQNLDSICRRMVEEYVKKATN from the coding sequence ATGACAACCAAACCGATAATTCTGCTGGTCGATGATCTCGATTTTTTTCTGGAAATGGAAAAAGATTATCTGAGTAAGACGCAGGCCGACATCCGGATTGCCAAAAATGGCCAGATCGCCATCGAAACGGCCCGTCGCGTTCTTCCTGACCTGATCTACATGGATGTGCAGATGCCGGTCATGGACGGAATGGAAGCGTGTCACAAGATCAAACAGGATCCATTGCTGAGCAATATTCCGATAGTGATGGTTTTTACTGAAACGGGGGGCGTCACGCGTGAGTCGGTAATGCGTTGTGGCTGCGATGACGCGCTGGTCAAGCCCGTCGATCGCAAGCTCTTTCTGGACGTCGGACGTAAATTTCTCTATCATGTCGAACGGCGTGATAAAAGGGTTTCCTGCCGCACGACCGTCGAGTTTCGAATCAATGGGCTTGATCGTCAGGGGGTGTCGCATGATCTGAGCAAAAATGGCATCTACGTTGAATGTCGCGAAGCACTGAAGCAGGAAGATCATGTCTATCTGTCATTTCTGCTGCCGACGATCAGTTCACATAAAATCCAGGCACGAGGGCGTATCGCCTGGGTTAATCAAGGATTTCCACGCACCAACAACAGTCTCCCGCAGGGGTTTGGCATCGAGTTTCAGAACCTTGACTCGATTTGTCGCCGGATGGTTGAAGAGTACGTAAAAAAAGCCACCAATTAA
- a CDS encoding type II toxin-antitoxin system RelB/DinJ family antitoxin, which produces MDTRIQFRVDEETKRLAQQMTESQGRTLSDACRELTEQLAEQQRKALSHDVWLTEQVNRAFDKLDSGKAVFIDSDSAKTQMADRKDRVRNRGRQ; this is translated from the coding sequence ATGGATACTAGAATTCAATTTCGTGTTGACGAGGAAACAAAACGCTTGGCCCAACAGATGACTGAAAGCCAAGGTCGTACTCTCAGTGACGCTTGCCGAGAACTAACTGAACAGCTCGCCGAGCAACAGCGCAAAGCTTTATCTCATGATGTCTGGCTTACCGAACAAGTAAACCGTGCGTTCGACAAACTTGATTCTGGTAAAGCGGTGTTCATCGACAGTGACTCTGCAAAAACTCAAATGGCTGACCGTAAGGACAGAGTTCGCAATCGAGGGCGCCAATGA
- a CDS encoding CBS domain-containing protein, whose translation MDVITTHVNADFDCLGSMVAAHLLYPQAKMVFAGAQERGLREFFVKSVGYALDFKRFRDIDLAAVTRLILVDVRQAERIGPFAELIGREGIELHIYDHHSASENDLRGTLEIVEPVGATVTVLTRIIRQRGITPSPEEATMMMLGLYEDTGCLLFSSTTGADFSAAAFLLEQGADLNTVADFLTQELTVEQVALLHELTQNLSVLNVHGVDITLAHASTERFVGDLAMLTHKLKDMENCQVLIVAARMGDRIFLVGRSRLPEVDVREVLGEFGGGGHPYAASGVVRDLTLIQVMERLPLVLAQQVSPRWNARHLMSTPVKSVAVNTTISEARQLLTRYNLNALPVLDGQRVAGVITRQTLEKAAHHGLAKELVTEYMFDDVACATPETSVAELQELIVGNNQRFVPVIEGERMVGAVTRTDLLRHLVSGGRIARLSSALHPDGGGGIKRHQLMRRLHAKIPERVVTLLKELGDLADQLDCQVFAVGGFVRDLLLGEENIDLDLVVEGDAIVLAQAFTRRRTCRIRVHRKFGTAVIIFPDGYKIDVASARTEYYLEPGALPNVENSSLKLDLYRRDFSINTLALSLNKEHFCELVDYFGGQRDLREKAVRVLHNLSFVEDPTRMFRAVRFEQRLGFKIGKHTLNLLTSAVRMGFLNKVGGSRLANELIHILNESEPFRALERLNDLGLLAGLHLDLKLGRRNRRALKAVGKVLHWYELLYAEHDCEIWLVYLLCLTCELDDEAMQALCTRLTLSQRQRTQLVIGRAAGHQMLRYLSRRAGSDGTLLPSQLYRRLQPLTPEVILYLMSLTSRDAIKRWISHYLTHLRQVQCLLTGDDLHHMGMPSGPLYREVLERLLGARLDGRVVTHEDEVNWVRKRFRNHLPKG comes from the coding sequence ATGGATGTCATAACCACCCATGTGAATGCCGATTTTGACTGTCTCGGTTCGATGGTCGCAGCCCACCTGCTTTATCCGCAGGCCAAGATGGTCTTTGCCGGCGCACAGGAACGTGGACTGCGCGAGTTCTTTGTCAAGAGCGTCGGTTATGCCCTCGATTTCAAACGCTTTCGCGATATCGACCTGGCTGCCGTGACCCGTTTGATCCTGGTCGATGTGCGTCAGGCGGAGCGCATCGGTCCGTTCGCCGAGCTGATTGGCCGCGAAGGGATCGAACTGCATATCTACGATCATCACTCCGCCAGTGAAAATGATCTGCGCGGCACGCTCGAAATAGTCGAGCCGGTCGGCGCGACAGTGACCGTCCTGACGCGGATTATCCGCCAACGTGGCATCACGCCGAGCCCGGAAGAAGCGACAATGATGATGCTCGGGCTCTATGAAGATACCGGCTGTCTGTTGTTTAGCTCGACGACCGGCGCAGATTTCTCCGCCGCCGCTTTTTTACTGGAGCAGGGGGCCGATCTCAACACGGTTGCCGACTTCCTGACGCAGGAGCTGACGGTCGAACAGGTCGCGTTGCTCCATGAACTGACCCAGAATCTGTCCGTACTCAATGTCCACGGGGTCGACATCACCCTGGCGCATGCCTCGACGGAACGGTTCGTGGGCGATCTGGCGATGCTGACTCACAAATTGAAAGATATGGAAAATTGCCAGGTGCTGATCGTGGCGGCACGGATGGGCGACCGGATCTTTCTGGTCGGGCGGTCGCGGCTGCCGGAAGTTGATGTGCGGGAGGTGTTGGGCGAGTTTGGCGGCGGAGGACATCCTTATGCTGCCTCCGGGGTGGTGCGCGATCTGACCTTGATCCAAGTGATGGAGCGCTTGCCGCTGGTGCTGGCACAGCAGGTGAGTCCGCGCTGGAATGCCCGACACCTGATGTCAACACCGGTCAAAAGTGTCGCGGTCAATACGACAATCAGTGAGGCGCGGCAGTTACTGACCCGCTACAATCTCAACGCCCTGCCGGTACTCGACGGGCAGCGAGTGGCGGGCGTTATTACCCGACAGACGCTTGAAAAAGCAGCGCATCACGGTCTCGCCAAAGAGCTGGTGACCGAGTACATGTTTGATGACGTGGCTTGTGCGACCCCGGAAACCAGCGTTGCCGAGCTTCAGGAGTTGATCGTTGGCAATAATCAGCGCTTTGTGCCGGTCATTGAGGGGGAACGCATGGTCGGCGCGGTCACCCGTACCGACTTGCTGCGCCATCTGGTTTCGGGCGGACGCATCGCACGCCTGTCATCGGCACTGCATCCGGACGGTGGGGGAGGAATCAAACGCCACCAGCTGATGCGACGGCTGCACGCTAAAATTCCGGAGCGGGTGGTAACGCTGCTGAAAGAACTTGGGGATCTCGCGGACCAACTGGATTGCCAGGTGTTTGCCGTCGGTGGCTTTGTGCGTGATCTACTCCTCGGTGAAGAAAACATCGATCTTGATCTGGTCGTCGAAGGCGACGCGATCGTTCTGGCGCAGGCCTTTACCCGCAGGCGCACCTGTCGGATACGGGTGCATCGCAAGTTCGGGACGGCGGTGATTATCTTTCCTGACGGCTACAAAATCGATGTTGCCAGTGCGCGTACCGAGTATTACCTGGAACCGGGGGCGCTCCCCAACGTCGAAAATTCTTCCCTCAAGCTGGATCTCTATCGTCGCGATTTTTCGATCAACACGCTGGCTTTATCACTCAATAAAGAGCACTTTTGTGAACTGGTTGATTACTTCGGTGGTCAACGTGATCTGCGTGAAAAGGCGGTACGGGTGCTGCACAATCTGAGCTTTGTCGAGGACCCGACGCGGATGTTCAGGGCGGTGCGTTTTGAGCAGCGGCTCGGTTTCAAGATCGGTAAACATACCCTCAACCTCCTTACCAGTGCGGTGCGTATGGGCTTCCTGAACAAGGTGGGGGGCAGTCGCCTGGCCAATGAACTGATCCATATTCTCAATGAATCAGAGCCGTTCCGCGCCCTTGAGCGGCTGAACGACCTTGGACTGCTGGCCGGGTTGCATCTTGACCTGAAGCTCGGACGCCGTAACCGGCGGGCGTTGAAAGCGGTCGGCAAGGTATTGCACTGGTACGAACTGCTCTACGCGGAACACGATTGCGAGATCTGGCTGGTCTATCTGCTCTGTCTGACCTGCGAACTTGATGATGAGGCGATGCAGGCGCTTTGCACCCGGCTAACACTCTCCCAGCGGCAGCGTACGCAGCTTGTCATTGGCCGCGCCGCCGGACATCAGATGTTGCGTTACTTGTCGCGCCGGGCCGGGAGTGACGGCACGCTGTTGCCCAGCCAGTTGTATCGTCGGTTGCAACCGTTGACTCCGGAAGTCATTCTCTACCTGATGAGCCTGACCTCGCGCGATGCGATAAAACGGTGGATTTCTCATTATCTGACCCATTTGCGTCAGGTCCAATGTTTGTTGACCGGTGATGATCTGCATCACATGGGGATGCCGTCGGGGCCGCTGTATCGTGAGGTTCTGGAACGACTGCTCGGGGCACGGCTCGACGGGCGGGTGGTGACGCATGAGGATGAAGTGAATTGGGTACGGAAACGGTTCAGGAATCATTTACCGAAGGGGTAG
- the yhbY gene encoding ribosome assembly RNA-binding protein YhbY, producing the protein MEKLSGKQARHLRGLGHHLNPVLVIGKNELTEQVVAAAEEALAIHELIKVKLLETCLSNRKEVAAELAAATHSAIAQVVGRTFLLYRPAEEPTIKLP; encoded by the coding sequence ATGGAAAAACTCAGCGGCAAGCAGGCCCGACATCTGCGCGGCCTCGGCCATCATCTCAACCCGGTGCTCGTCATCGGCAAAAACGAACTGACCGAGCAGGTTGTCGCCGCCGCCGAAGAAGCGCTGGCCATTCATGAGCTGATCAAAGTCAAGCTGCTGGAAACCTGCCTCAGCAATCGCAAAGAGGTCGCCGCCGAACTGGCCGCCGCCACTCATTCCGCGATCGCCCAGGTGGTCGGTCGCACCTTCCTGCTCTATCGTCCCGCTGAGGAACCGACAATCAAGCTCCCCTGA
- the amrB gene encoding AmmeMemoRadiSam system protein B has protein sequence MVRQPAVAGHFYPGKRQPLHDLIERLLPTDRAPSAARGIISPHAGYVYSGAIAAATFAAVNVPEQVIVMGPNHHGFGHSAALYASGSWLTPLGEVMIDAGLAALLLSACPALACDESAHLREHSLEVQIPLIQMLNPVAQIVPICFGHLPLDVLLQTGEQIGVLLNEQARDVLLVASSDMTHFESASRAREHDFLALERVLALDPEGLYTIVHEQRISMCGVIPTVVMLAAVRVMGGCQAELIRYGNSGEVSGDDTDVVGYAGVVIH, from the coding sequence ATGGTGCGTCAACCTGCGGTCGCCGGTCATTTTTATCCGGGTAAACGTCAGCCGCTCCATGATCTGATCGAGCGCTTGTTGCCGACCGACAGGGCACCGTCTGCCGCCCGCGGGATCATCTCTCCCCATGCTGGCTATGTCTATTCCGGGGCGATTGCCGCAGCAACGTTCGCCGCTGTAAACGTACCGGAACAGGTCATCGTCATGGGTCCGAATCATCACGGATTCGGACACAGTGCAGCGCTCTACGCGTCTGGTTCGTGGCTGACCCCCCTTGGAGAAGTTATGATCGATGCCGGGCTGGCCGCGCTGCTTCTCTCTGCCTGCCCGGCGCTGGCGTGCGACGAAAGTGCCCATCTTCGCGAGCATTCACTGGAAGTGCAAATCCCGCTGATTCAAATGTTGAACCCGGTTGCTCAAATTGTCCCGATTTGCTTCGGTCATTTACCGCTCGATGTGCTGCTGCAGACTGGTGAGCAGATCGGGGTGCTGCTCAATGAGCAGGCGCGCGATGTGCTCCTTGTCGCCAGCAGCGACATGACTCATTTTGAATCGGCCAGCCGCGCCAGGGAACACGACTTTCTTGCCCTGGAACGGGTTCTGGCGCTCGATCCGGAAGGGCTCTACACCATCGTTCATGAACAGCGGATCAGCATGTGCGGGGTGATTCCGACCGTTGTCATGCTGGCTGCCGTGCGCGTCATGGGGGGGTGCCAGGCAGAACTGATTCGCTACGGCAATTCCGGGGAAGTGAGCGGCGACGATACCGACGTGGTCGGATATGCCGGGGTGGTGATTCACTGA
- a CDS encoding methyltransferase domain-containing protein: MPKNEWSIERFIQQSSGFWVSATLHAGVKHDVFTPLAEERLTLTQLAERTGCSARGLGMLLDALTALGLLDKEEAGYRAGSFARTHLVQGQPEYLGDIVLHHHHLMESWSHLDRSVASGAAHQQLSLHKDEEWLTAFLNGMFNLASMRAPQVAQQFDFSAHQRLLDLGGGPGTYAIQFCRVNPDLTATIFDRPVSRPIATATVARFDMQQRIDFHPGDFNSDPLPTGYDLFWMSHILHSNGPEACRALVQRAVDALEPGGLLLIQEFILHDDGCSPVFPTLFALNMLVQTDAGQAYRENELIEMMTAAGLVNVRRVEEAQGGNGMGIVVGEKLG; the protein is encoded by the coding sequence ATGCCAAAGAATGAATGGTCGATCGAACGGTTCATACAGCAGAGCAGCGGTTTCTGGGTGTCGGCGACCTTGCACGCCGGGGTCAAGCATGATGTTTTTACGCCGCTGGCCGAGGAGCGCCTGACCCTCACCCAACTGGCGGAGCGCACCGGTTGCAGCGCCCGCGGTCTGGGGATGCTGCTCGATGCGCTGACGGCCCTCGGTCTGCTCGACAAGGAAGAAGCCGGCTATCGCGCCGGAAGCTTTGCCCGCACGCATCTGGTGCAGGGGCAGCCGGAATACCTCGGTGATATCGTGTTGCATCATCATCACCTGATGGAGTCGTGGTCGCATCTCGACCGCTCGGTCGCCAGCGGCGCAGCGCATCAACAGCTGTCGTTGCATAAAGATGAGGAGTGGCTGACGGCATTTTTGAACGGCATGTTCAATCTCGCATCGATGCGTGCGCCGCAGGTCGCGCAGCAGTTCGATTTCAGCGCTCACCAACGCCTGCTCGATCTCGGTGGCGGGCCGGGAACCTATGCCATCCAGTTCTGTCGCGTTAATCCAGACTTGACAGCGACGATTTTTGACCGTCCGGTGAGTCGCCCCATCGCCACCGCCACCGTGGCACGTTTCGACATGCAGCAACGCATCGATTTCCATCCCGGTGATTTCAATAGCGATCCACTCCCGACCGGCTACGATCTTTTCTGGATGTCGCACATCCTCCACAGCAATGGCCCCGAGGCCTGTCGTGCGCTGGTGCAGCGTGCGGTCGATGCACTGGAACCGGGGGGGCTGTTGCTGATCCAGGAGTTTATCCTGCATGATGATGGCTGCTCCCCCGTTTTTCCGACCTTGTTCGCGTTGAACATGCTGGTGCAAACCGACGCGGGGCAGGCGTATCGGGAGAATGAGTTGATTGAAATGATGACGGCGGCAGGGCTGGTGAATGTGCGGCGGGTTGAGGAAGCGCAGGGGGGTAACGGGATGGGGATTGTGGTGGGGGAGAAGTTGGGTTGA
- the gltX gene encoding glutamate--tRNA ligase, whose translation MSQLRVRFAPSPTGYLHIGGARTALFNYLLARQQGGKMILRIEDTDVERSTQESVDAILQAMDWLGLDYDEGPFYQSERFDHYQAKVQQLLDEGKAYRCYCTTDELTVKRELAMKLGQKPKYDGTCRERADQPAGQPCVIRFKAPPEGDTGFFDQIKGPIVFDNEELDDLIIQRTDGTPTYNFVVVIDDAEMGITLVIRGDDHINNTPRQIQLYQALGYPVPEFAHVPMILGADKARLSKRHGATSVMAYKDEGYLPEALLNYLVRLGWSHGDDEIFSKAELIKLFSLKSVGKSAGVFNPEKLLWLNSHYIKTGDPLRLGAILCEHLTAMGIDTSFGPDPAAVVKTLKERAKTMVEMAASAAFYYRPELEYDSEAVAKFLTAEQQPVLDLLLHKLEACSDWTHDGIEAVFKGVMADCGLKLGKIGPSVRVALAGGTTSPGIYEVLEVLGKDESLRRLRVGINKIV comes from the coding sequence ATGTCTCAGTTACGCGTACGATTTGCCCCCAGTCCAACCGGATATCTTCATATCGGCGGGGCCCGCACGGCCTTGTTCAATTATCTGCTCGCCCGTCAGCAGGGGGGTAAGATGATTCTCCGGATTGAGGATACCGATGTTGAGCGTTCGACCCAGGAGTCGGTCGATGCGATCTTGCAGGCCATGGATTGGCTCGGACTCGATTATGACGAGGGGCCATTTTATCAGTCGGAGCGCTTCGATCATTATCAGGCGAAAGTGCAGCAATTGCTTGATGAGGGGAAAGCTTACCGTTGTTACTGCACGACCGATGAGTTGACCGTCAAACGCGAGTTGGCGATGAAGCTCGGCCAGAAGCCGAAGTATGACGGTACCTGTCGGGAGCGTGCCGACCAGCCGGCGGGGCAGCCCTGTGTCATTCGCTTCAAGGCACCACCGGAAGGGGATACCGGTTTTTTTGATCAGATCAAGGGGCCGATCGTCTTCGACAACGAAGAACTCGATGATTTGATTATCCAGCGCACCGACGGCACGCCGACCTACAACTTTGTGGTGGTGATCGATGATGCCGAGATGGGGATCACCCTGGTGATTCGCGGCGATGATCATATCAACAATACCCCGCGCCAGATTCAGCTCTATCAGGCGCTCGGTTATCCGGTGCCGGAATTTGCTCACGTGCCGATGATTCTCGGCGCCGATAAAGCCCGCTTGTCCAAACGCCACGGTGCCACCTCGGTGATGGCTTACAAGGATGAGGGCTATCTGCCTGAGGCGCTGCTCAACTATCTGGTACGCCTCGGCTGGTCGCATGGTGATGACGAGATTTTCAGCAAAGCCGAATTGATCAAACTCTTCAGCCTGAAGAGTGTTGGCAAGTCAGCCGGAGTTTTCAATCCGGAAAAACTGTTGTGGCTCAACAGTCATTACATAAAAACCGGAGATCCGCTTCGACTCGGTGCCATTCTGTGCGAACATCTCACTGCGATGGGGATTGATACATCCTTCGGACCAGACCCGGCTGCGGTGGTCAAAACCCTGAAGGAACGTGCCAAAACGATGGTCGAGATGGCCGCGAGTGCGGCGTTCTATTATCGCCCCGAGTTGGAGTACGACAGTGAGGCGGTGGCCAAATTTTTGACTGCCGAGCAGCAACCGGTGCTTGATCTGTTGCTGCACAAGCTTGAAGCGTGCAGCGACTGGACCCACGACGGTATTGAAGCGGTTTTCAAGGGGGTGATGGCTGACTGCGGCTTGAAACTCGGGAAGATCGGACCGTCGGTGCGGGTGGCACTGGCCGGGGGGACAACCAGTCCGGGGATCTACGAGGTTCTCGAAGTACTGGGGAAAGACGAGTCGCTACGCAGGCTTCGGGTCGGAATCAATAAAATTGTGTAA
- a CDS encoding sulfite exporter TauE/SafE family protein → MELTFFTLMLFVLLGAGAGFLAGLLGIGGGIILVPLFLYTFPLAGFPDQIVVHAAFATSLAVIIPTAVSSTLGHRKRGNVDWHQVFALGGGGMIGAVMGSTLAVGIGGDQLKILFGLMQIAVALKMISSPEQRPEAERREHASWKFVLVGLAGGCFSAFFGVGGGVVAVPLMVIALRLPIHLAVGNSSALIVLSAISGVLAYIWHGWDVAMPAYSLGFVSQPVALIVAPFSILFARLGVRVAGRSAHAKLIKVFSGLLIIIGLQMILGRYFQ, encoded by the coding sequence ATGGAATTAACCTTTTTTACTCTCATGTTGTTTGTGCTCCTTGGTGCCGGTGCCGGTTTCCTTGCCGGGTTGCTCGGTATCGGTGGCGGCATCATTCTCGTGCCGCTCTTCCTGTATACTTTTCCGCTCGCCGGTTTCCCTGACCAGATCGTTGTTCATGCCGCTTTTGCCACCAGTCTGGCAGTAATTATTCCGACCGCCGTCTCCAGTACGCTGGGACATCGCAAACGCGGTAATGTCGACTGGCATCAGGTTTTCGCCCTGGGAGGGGGCGGGATGATCGGGGCGGTGATGGGTTCGACCCTTGCGGTCGGGATCGGCGGCGATCAACTGAAAATTTTATTCGGATTGATGCAGATCGCCGTGGCGTTGAAGATGATCAGTTCACCCGAGCAACGACCTGAAGCCGAACGACGCGAGCATGCGTCGTGGAAATTTGTGCTGGTGGGGCTGGCTGGAGGGTGCTTTTCCGCATTTTTCGGCGTCGGCGGAGGGGTCGTTGCCGTGCCGCTGATGGTGATCGCACTGCGTCTGCCGATTCATCTGGCGGTCGGTAATTCGAGTGCGCTGATTGTGCTGTCCGCAATTTCCGGGGTACTCGCATACATCTGGCATGGCTGGGATGTTGCCATGCCGGCTTATTCACTCGGCTTTGTCAGCCAACCGGTGGCCCTGATTGTTGCTCCTTTTTCCATTCTTTTCGCGCGTCTTGGCGTGCGGGTTGCCGGACGGTCAGCGCATGCTAAACTGATAAAGGTATTTTCCGGCCTGTTGATTATTATCGGGCTGCAAATGATTTTGGGTCGTTATTTTCAATGA